In one Pseudoclavibacter sp. Marseille-Q3772 genomic region, the following are encoded:
- a CDS encoding NAD-dependent epimerase/dehydratase family protein, whose protein sequence is MHILVIGLGALGRATAGRLVESNHHVTVATRHGTAFPGAHSVALDITASEAAERILALHQRDPLTSVVLCCNFPYGKWRIPWDAATRAAIEVGRSTGAAMVLAGNLYAYGPTNEPLHEGMPLSASFDGGRVRANVWQRLLRASEQYGFGATEIRGSDYLGPGAGANAHAGDRLLLPLLAGKPAYPLGNIDAPHTWTVIDDFGRMLARAATDPRLYGRPWHVPSPEPLSLSELARIATRLAGVPAPRLRPVPFWPLRALGTVSPAMRALADVSYQFTQPFVMADTDARTLLDCTHTPLTTALQQALDAAHR, encoded by the coding sequence CCTTGGCCGCGCAACTGCCGGGCGGCTGGTCGAATCGAACCACCACGTCACGGTCGCGACCCGCCACGGCACTGCGTTTCCGGGAGCGCACAGTGTCGCGCTCGACATCACCGCATCTGAGGCCGCCGAGCGAATCCTCGCGCTGCACCAGCGCGACCCGCTCACCTCAGTAGTTCTGTGCTGCAACTTTCCGTATGGAAAGTGGCGCATCCCCTGGGATGCCGCGACTCGCGCCGCAATCGAAGTCGGACGCTCGACCGGGGCCGCAATGGTGCTGGCGGGAAATCTCTACGCCTACGGCCCTACCAACGAACCGCTCCACGAAGGCATGCCGCTGAGCGCATCCTTCGACGGCGGGCGGGTACGGGCAAACGTGTGGCAGCGACTGCTGCGGGCGAGCGAACAGTATGGCTTTGGCGCCACCGAGATTCGCGGCAGCGACTATCTGGGTCCCGGTGCGGGCGCCAACGCGCACGCTGGCGACCGCTTGCTCTTACCGCTGCTTGCCGGGAAACCTGCATACCCGCTCGGAAACATCGACGCGCCACACACGTGGACGGTCATCGACGATTTCGGCCGGATGCTCGCACGAGCAGCCACCGACCCGAGGCTGTACGGTCGACCCTGGCACGTACCTTCGCCCGAGCCGCTCAGCCTCAGCGAGCTTGCACGCATCGCCACCCGCCTGGCAGGCGTCCCGGCCCCAAGGTTACGACCAGTTCCGTTCTGGCCACTGCGCGCACTTGGCACGGTGTCACCGGCGATGCGAGCCCTCGCCGATGTTAGCTACCAGTTCACCCAGCCGTTCGTGATGGCCGACACCGATGCTCGCACCCTGCTGGACTGCACTCACACGCCACTGACAACCGCCCTGCAGCAAGCACTTGACGCAGCGCACCGCTAG